In the genome of Chryseobacterium oryzae, one region contains:
- a CDS encoding toxic anion resistance protein has protein sequence MENQENDFELANENSGSQNYPSVVMDKDGNVDLSRLNEKDLEKYTSVAASIEEGNVSSVVNYGSELQKTLANQSDSFLSNVRKSNSGEVGELINNLLVELNYIDIDQLQGNKVKGFLSKLPFMKKVLTEVDNLFAKYDKITNNIEQISHKVKAGIIISTKDNAVLQTVFDSNINSIKAIEDLVIAGYVRIQKAAEELAEMEKNAEHYADYQIADKRDFISRLDRRLADLKVVRFILLQSLPQIRLVQNNNISIAEKAQTILNTTLPVWKNQLSLAVAMHRQQQSIEVQQKVSSTTEEILRKNAERLGENSKNVAKANEQTIVSAEKLRETTGMLINTLNEVKAIQKQGSESRRKLDQDLQNLENELKSVVKGKQ, from the coding sequence ATGGAAAATCAGGAAAACGATTTTGAATTGGCAAACGAAAATAGTGGATCACAAAATTATCCTTCGGTGGTTATGGATAAGGATGGAAACGTAGATTTAAGCCGATTAAACGAAAAAGATCTTGAAAAATATACATCGGTTGCAGCATCTATAGAAGAGGGTAATGTATCGTCTGTAGTAAATTATGGTTCTGAACTTCAAAAAACATTAGCTAATCAGAGTGACAGCTTTTTGTCGAATGTAAGAAAATCGAATTCAGGGGAAGTGGGTGAGTTGATTAATAATCTTTTGGTTGAGCTGAATTATATTGATATAGACCAGCTTCAGGGAAATAAAGTGAAAGGATTTTTAAGCAAACTTCCTTTCATGAAAAAGGTACTTACAGAAGTAGATAATCTTTTTGCAAAGTATGATAAAATAACAAATAATATCGAACAGATTTCCCATAAAGTAAAGGCAGGAATTATTATTTCTACTAAAGATAATGCTGTTTTGCAGACGGTTTTCGATAGTAATATCAATTCCATTAAAGCCATTGAAGATTTGGTAATTGCGGGGTATGTAAGAATTCAGAAAGCTGCTGAAGAATTAGCTGAAATGGAAAAGAATGCCGAGCATTATGCAGATTATCAGATTGCTGATAAAAGAGATTTTATTTCACGATTAGACCGTCGGTTAGCAGATCTAAAAGTGGTGCGTTTTATTTTATTGCAGTCGCTTCCGCAAATCCGATTGGTTCAAAATAACAATATTTCTATCGCAGAAAAGGCACAGACTATCCTCAATACAACTTTGCCGGTATGGAAAAATCAGCTTTCGTTAGCTGTTGCCATGCACAGACAACAGCAAAGTATAGAAGTTCAGCAAAAAGTTTCTTCTACCACCGAAGAAATTCTAAGAAAAAATGCAGAACGGCTTGGGGAAAATTCTAAAAATGTGGCAAAAGCTAATGAGCAAACCATTGTTTCTGCTGAAAAACTCAGAGAAACCACAGGAATGCTTATAAATACCCTAAATGAAGTGAAAGCAATTCAGAAGCAAGGTAGCGAAAGTCGAAGAAAATTAGATCAGGATCTTCAAAATCTGGAAAATGAGCTTAAATCTGTAGTGAAAGGTAAACAGTAA
- a CDS encoding TerC family protein yields MLLLDLGVFNKKSHEVSSKEATIWSVVWISLSMIFSGVVYWVYNSDLGAESHAIAVEKFTQYQAAYWIEKALSVDNLFVFILVFGFFKVPKYLHHKVLFWGIIGALIFRAIFIFAGVGLINLTYLPEMEIFGEPVKINVVMALFGLFLVYAGIKSWGGGDKHEDEDYSNTPGAKLIKRFYKVADKYDGDKFFTIQNGVKMATPLLVVVSVIEFTDVLFAVDSIPAIFAISKDPFILYTSNIFAILGLRSLYFLLANFIHMFSKLPYGLAIILTFIGFKMLIAPWVHIPSPVSLGIVASVLIISVLASVIFPDKEQKN; encoded by the coding sequence ATGTTACTTTTAGACTTGGGAGTTTTCAACAAGAAAAGTCACGAAGTTTCTTCAAAGGAAGCCACAATCTGGTCTGTGGTGTGGATTTCTCTTTCCATGATATTTTCAGGAGTAGTCTATTGGGTTTACAATTCGGACTTAGGAGCAGAAAGCCATGCGATTGCCGTAGAGAAATTTACTCAATATCAGGCTGCGTATTGGATTGAGAAAGCACTTTCTGTAGATAATCTTTTTGTCTTTATTTTGGTTTTCGGCTTTTTTAAAGTTCCCAAATACCTGCATCATAAAGTTCTTTTCTGGGGGATTATCGGAGCACTTATTTTTAGAGCAATTTTCATTTTTGCGGGAGTTGGTCTCATTAACCTCACTTATCTTCCAGAAATGGAAATTTTTGGAGAACCTGTAAAGATTAATGTCGTGATGGCGCTTTTTGGGTTGTTTTTGGTGTATGCGGGGATAAAATCCTGGGGTGGTGGCGACAAACATGAAGATGAAGATTACAGTAATACTCCCGGTGCAAAACTTATTAAAAGATTTTATAAAGTTGCAGATAAGTATGATGGAGACAAGTTTTTTACGATTCAGAATGGTGTAAAAATGGCAACGCCTTTACTGGTCGTAGTGAGTGTAATCGAATTTACAGATGTTCTTTTTGCAGTAGATTCTATCCCTGCGATTTTTGCCATTTCTAAAGATCCTTTTATATTGTATACCTCCAATATTTTTGCGATTTTGGGTTTAAGATCCTTATATTTTCTTTTGGCGAATTTTATTCACATGTTCAGCAAATTGCCTTACGGTTTGGCAATTATTCTAACTTTTATTGGGTTTAAAATGCTTATAGCTCCTTGGGTTCATATTCCGTCACCTGTTTCTTTGGGTATTGTGGCAAGTGTTTTAATAATTTCGGTTCTTGCATCAGTAATTTTTCCGGATAAAGAGCAGAAAAATTAA